TCAGAAATATGCGTTATTCCCTCATTTAAACGTGTTTGAAAACGTGGCATTTTCCTTGCGTCTTAAAAAAATTCCCAATGCGGAAATCATCCGCAGAGTGAAAGAAATGCTGGAATTGGTTGCTCTAAAAGGCTTTGAAAGAAAGAACGTGACTAAGTTATCCGGCGGGCAGCAGCAGCGTGTTGCTATTGCAAGAGCGTTAATCAGCCATCCCAGAGTGTTGCTTTTAGACGAACCTTTGGGTGCTTTAGACTTAAAACTTCGTAAAGACATGCAAAACGAGCTGAAAAAAATCCAGAAGCAGACCGGCATCACCTTTATCTACGTTACTCACGACCAGGAGGAAGCGCTCTCCATGTCAGACGTGGTGGTGGTTATGGCAGAAGGAAAAATTCAGCAAATCGGTTCTCCCACCGATATTTACAATGAACCTGTAAACGCGTTCGTTGCAGACTTTATCGGCGAAAGTAACATTTTAGACGGTGTGATGAATGAAGATTACAAGGTAACTTTTTCAGGACATACCTTCCAATGCGTGGATAAAGGCTTTGCACCGGGCGAACAGATTGATGTTGTGGTGCGTCCCGAAGATGTGGATGTGGTTGCTCCCAAAGACGGGATGCTCACCGGTACGGTTACCTCTGTCACCTTCAAGGGTGTTCACTATGAAATCATTGTGGATATTGACGGATTCAAATGGATGATTCAGTCCACCGATTTTGTGGACGTGAATGCCAATATCGGCGTATCCATTGACCCGGATGCCATCCACATTATGAAAAAATCCGAATTCTCCGGTCAGTACGGTGACTATTCCACCTTCTCCGACGAAATCGACGAGTTGTCTAACACGGAAACGGTAGGTGATTAGGATGCAAAATTCGAAAAGCAGTTTTTTGGGGAAGATGACTGCAGCACCCCATATTCTGTGGTCAGTCCTGTTTATCCTGGCACCCCTTGTTTTTGTGATTTATTATAGCTTCACCGATGCCAACGGCGCCTTTACTT
The genomic region above belongs to Oscillospiraceae bacterium and contains:
- a CDS encoding ABC transporter ATP-binding protein is translated as MTKKIIELKNISKEFEGEQVLRSINLDIYDKQFVTLLGPSGCGKTTTLRIVGGFEVPNEGEVLFEGKQINDVPAHKRHINTVFQKYALFPHLNVFENVAFSLRLKKIPNAEIIRRVKEMLELVALKGFERKNVTKLSGGQQQRVAIARALISHPRVLLLDEPLGALDLKLRKDMQNELKKIQKQTGITFIYVTHDQEEALSMSDVVVVMAEGKIQQIGSPTDIYNEPVNAFVADFIGESNILDGVMNEDYKVTFSGHTFQCVDKGFAPGEQIDVVVRPEDVDVVAPKDGMLTGTVTSVTFKGVHYEIIVDIDGFKWMIQSTDFVDVNANIGVSIDPDAIHIMKKSEFSGQYGDYSTFSDEIDELSNTETVGD